One part of the Truepera radiovictrix DSM 17093 genome encodes these proteins:
- a CDS encoding sulfurtransferase, with translation MSASTRYSHLVQAAELRALLQTDAQVRLVDVRFSLTDPLLGRRRYEAGHLPGAVYLSLDDDLSGPVREHGGRHPLPDTARFAQTLGACGIGNDTHVVAYDDAAGGGMFAARLWWLLRYVGHDQVQVLDGGLDAWTAAGLELTRDVPTYPPATFTPAVRPEMVADMQEVRSKLRRPGVLLLDARAPERYRGEVEPLDKRAGHIPGARNRPFMGNLEGGRFKPAEALRARFADVEAADETILYCGSGVSAAHNALALEEAGLRGAKLYVGSWSDWSSFEENPVATGEEA, from the coding sequence ATGTCCGCCTCAACGCGTTACAGCCACCTCGTCCAAGCGGCCGAGCTGCGCGCGCTGCTCCAAACGGACGCCCAGGTGCGCCTCGTGGACGTACGTTTCTCGCTCACCGACCCCCTGCTGGGTCGCCGCCGCTACGAAGCGGGGCACCTTCCGGGGGCGGTCTACCTGAGCCTGGACGACGACCTCTCGGGACCCGTGCGTGAGCACGGCGGCCGCCACCCGCTCCCCGACACCGCGCGCTTCGCCCAGACCCTCGGTGCGTGCGGTATCGGCAACGACACCCACGTGGTGGCCTACGACGACGCGGCGGGCGGCGGGATGTTCGCGGCGCGCCTCTGGTGGCTGTTACGCTACGTCGGTCACGACCAGGTGCAGGTCTTAGACGGCGGCCTGGACGCCTGGACGGCGGCGGGGCTCGAGCTGACCCGAGACGTGCCCACGTACCCCCCCGCGACCTTCACGCCGGCTGTGCGCCCGGAGATGGTCGCCGACATGCAGGAGGTGCGCAGCAAGCTGCGGCGCCCCGGCGTCTTGCTGCTCGACGCGCGCGCCCCCGAGCGCTACCGCGGCGAGGTCGAACCCTTGGATAAGCGCGCCGGGCACATCCCCGGGGCGCGCAACCGGCCCTTTATGGGCAACTTGGAGGGCGGCCGCTTCAAACCCGCCGAGGCGCTCCGCGCGCGCTTCGCTGACGTCGAAGCGGCCGACGAGACCATCCTCTACTGCGGTTCGGGGGTGTCGGCGGCGCACAACGCGCTCGCGTTGGAGGAGGCGGGGTTGCGGGGGGCAAAGCTCTACGTGGGGTCGTGGAGCGACTGGAGCAGCTTTGAAGAGAACCCGGTGGCGACGGGGGAGGAGGCTTGA